A region from the Diorhabda sublineata isolate icDioSubl1.1 chromosome X, icDioSubl1.1, whole genome shotgun sequence genome encodes:
- the LOC130451036 gene encoding uncharacterized protein LOC130451036 translates to MKAEERTSALQKILPNIGGPASQRRRVLLEIIHSILLYGAPIWAEVMQIKKYRSKYTSTRRKPLLRVCTAYRTVSAIALKTIAGAIPIHILVDERVRIYKRVQTDRGRNTINKIKNEERKISLDKWQREWQEGAKAE, encoded by the coding sequence ATGAAAGCGGAGGAAAGGACTTCCGCCcttcaaaaaatattaccaaataTAGGGGGCCCCGCTAGTCAAAGGAGGAGGGTGCTGCTGGAAATAATCCACTCCATCCTCCTCTACGGGGCACCAATATGGGCGGAAGTTATGcaaatcaaaaaatacagaagcAAATACACGTCGACACGGCGAAAACCGCTGCTTCGGGTCTGTACCGCGTACAGAACAGTATCCGCAATAGCGCTAAAAACCATCGCGGGGGCGATACCGATCCACATATTAGTAGATGAGAGGGTCAGAATATACAAGAGAGTCCAAACTGATAGAGGGAGAAAcacaattaacaaaataaagaacGAGGAAAGAAAAATCAGCTTGGACAAATGGCAGCGAGAATGGCAAGAGGGTGCCAAGGCCGAGTAG